Proteins found in one Candidatus Cloacimonadota bacterium genomic segment:
- a CDS encoding PD40 domain-containing protein: protein MVKKIIIVINILLLVACSCVKRPTNITRNIKEKVIADLNTDFFSESIVVSPDGRHIAYIEDVYSGLRVVVNDSPKERYDDIGIGTPVFSPTSKFVAYFVYYKGYSGGIFGLFAEDSYWKVVVDSDEHDYSRSGFVDASLIISPDGAHVAYGAYHEWGSDMVYDYVTLPGMIPSELDSVDSLYVYEVCPPFIFSPDCKTFVYVGEELSGERFIVKDQFAGKSYDYVYPNSLVFSPNGEKLAYIVVDSGLEKVVVNGIELAGYTSISESSIRFSPDSQHLAYFAYDGNNWLVIKDGEESMPYDDLGQIIFSPDSKHLAYTAKDGNKWIIIKDEKVISQHSAILENTLTFSPDSRYLVYAVEADSGIVIYENSKPTAYHQALVTPPIFSSDGQFLVYTVEKNKTQSVVINGNIGKQYPAIISHNGGRVAFDNNNSIHYLVVKDDNNVYLVEEQIFY, encoded by the coding sequence ATGGTTAAAAAAATAATAATCGTGATAAATATTCTTTTACTCGTTGCTTGCAGTTGTGTAAAAAGACCAACAAACATTACCCGAAACATTAAAGAGAAGGTCATCGCGGACCTTAATACTGATTTTTTTTCGGAATCAATTGTGGTCAGTCCTGATGGCAGGCATATTGCGTATATTGAAGATGTCTATTCGGGTTTAAGGGTAGTCGTTAATGATAGCCCAAAGGAACGGTATGACGACATCGGTATTGGGACACCAGTATTCAGTCCCACAAGTAAATTTGTTGCATATTTCGTGTATTATAAAGGTTATAGTGGGGGGATATTTGGATTGTTTGCAGAAGATTCCTACTGGAAAGTAGTTGTCGATTCTGATGAACATGATTACTCCAGATCGGGATTTGTAGATGCATCATTGATTATCAGTCCCGATGGAGCTCATGTTGCATATGGTGCATATCATGAATGGGGTTCTGATATGGTTTATGACTATGTGACACTACCCGGTATGATCCCTTCGGAATTGGATTCGGTTGATTCATTATATGTTTATGAGGTATGTCCTCCGTTTATCTTTAGTCCTGACTGCAAAACGTTTGTTTATGTAGGAGAAGAACTCAGCGGCGAAAGGTTTATCGTAAAAGACCAATTTGCAGGAAAATCGTATGACTATGTGTATCCCAATTCCCTCGTTTTTAGTCCCAATGGTGAGAAGCTGGCGTATATTGTTGTAGATTCAGGGCTTGAGAAAGTTGTGGTAAACGGGATAGAGTTAGCAGGATATACATCAATATCGGAGTCATCTATACGATTCAGTCCGGATAGTCAGCACCTTGCCTATTTTGCCTACGATGGGAACAATTGGCTCGTCATTAAAGATGGAGAGGAGAGTATGCCGTATGATGACCTCGGTCAAATCATTTTCAGTCCCGACAGCAAACACCTTGCTTATACTGCTAAGGATGGAAATAAATGGATTATCATAAAGGATGAGAAAGTAATATCCCAGCATTCAGCAATTTTAGAAAATACATTAACATTCTCACCGGATAGCAGGTATCTTGTATATGCTGTAGAAGCAGACAGCGGTATAGTGATCTATGAAAATTCAAAACCCACAGCGTATCATCAAGCTTTGGTAACGCCACCAATTTTCAGTTCTGATGGTCAATTCCTTGTATATACAGTAGAGAAAAATAAAACTCAATCAGTTGTGATAAATGGCAATATCGGCAAGCAATATCCTGCTATCATTTCACATAATGGGGGACGAGTAGCATTTGATAACAATAACTCAATCCACTATCTTGTCGTTAAAGATGATAATAACGTATATCTTGTGGAGGAGCAGATTTTTTATTGA
- a CDS encoding ATPase: MAQKGIREFDAKRMMSKALPEFSHGKIKFEASQVLIGPNTDLQKLADENQWLKTTKLVAKPDQLFGKRGLNNLLFVNKNWEEVQSWIKERMNKTFTIKQTTGETTGELNQFLVEKFVPHEEEYYIAITTSRDNDTIHFSTKGGVNIEEVWDTVVTLDIPIIEDIEDQDVEGFLPAELGERKQTVAEFITALYKMVVEYHFVYLELNPFTFVDGVPVALDAVAKVDDYASYQCAEYWGDLKFPSPFGLEKTLEEEKIDEIDERTGASLKLTILNPEGRIWNLVAGGGASVIYADTVVDLGYHKELANYGEYSGNPSTEDTYVYTKTVLDLMTRRKDPQGRPKFLLIGGGIANFTDVAKTFTGIVQAITEFKDKIKETNVKIYVRRGGPNYVEGLNIMKRLGEKLGIPIEVYGPETHMTKIVSLALGQKVGA; the protein is encoded by the coding sequence ATGGCACAAAAAGGAATCAGGGAATTCGATGCCAAAAGAATGATGTCGAAAGCTCTTCCTGAATTTTCTCATGGAAAGATCAAGTTTGAAGCCTCTCAAGTTTTGATCGGACCCAACACAGATCTGCAGAAACTGGCAGACGAAAACCAGTGGCTCAAAACAACCAAGCTGGTGGCAAAACCAGATCAGCTTTTTGGTAAAAGAGGTTTGAATAACCTGCTTTTCGTAAACAAAAACTGGGAAGAAGTTCAATCCTGGATCAAAGAGCGCATGAACAAAACCTTTACGATAAAACAGACAACAGGTGAAACTACCGGTGAACTGAATCAGTTTCTAGTAGAAAAATTCGTTCCGCACGAAGAAGAGTATTACATTGCAATCACTACTTCCCGCGATAATGATACAATTCACTTTTCCACAAAGGGTGGAGTGAATATCGAAGAGGTGTGGGATACAGTTGTTACGCTTGATATTCCCATTATAGAAGATATCGAAGATCAGGATGTGGAAGGTTTCCTTCCTGCTGAACTTGGAGAAAGAAAGCAAACAGTTGCTGAATTCATTACTGCCCTCTACAAAATGGTTGTAGAATATCATTTTGTATATCTTGAACTTAATCCATTCACCTTTGTAGATGGTGTTCCGGTTGCACTGGATGCTGTGGCAAAAGTTGATGATTATGCGTCCTATCAGTGTGCAGAATATTGGGGAGATCTTAAGTTCCCAAGTCCGTTTGGCTTGGAGAAAACTCTGGAAGAAGAGAAGATTGATGAGATCGATGAAAGAACCGGTGCTTCGCTCAAGCTTACAATTCTCAATCCTGAAGGACGCATCTGGAACCTGGTAGCCGGTGGTGGTGCTTCTGTTATTTATGCTGATACAGTTGTAGATCTTGGATATCACAAGGAACTGGCAAATTATGGGGAATATAGTGGAAATCCCTCTACCGAGGATACTTACGTTTACACAAAGACTGTTCTTGATCTGATGACCCGCAGGAAAGATCCACAGGGCAGACCAAAATTCCTGCTTATCGGTGGTGGAATTGCCAACTTTACCGACGTGGCAAAAACATTTACCGGAATCGTGCAGGCGATCACAGAATTCAAAGATAAAATAAAAGAAACTAACGTAAAAATATATGTTCGTCGTGGCGGACCTAATTATGTGGAAGGTCTTAACATTATGAAAAGACTGGGTGAAAAACTCGGTATTCCAATCGAGGTGTATGGTCCTGAAACGCACATGACAAAAATCGTATCTCTGGCACTTGGTCAGAAGGTAGGTGCATAA
- a CDS encoding ATP citrate synthase codes for MKNYELFDKNTRSFIYGAQQKAAQRMLDFDYLCKRETPSVAAFITPTGTGYYKLFWGTKEIRIPRYKTVAEGLENHPEVDVMVNFASERSCAESTMEALETDNIRTIVMIAEGVPQRDVRKIAKIAKEKGKWIIGPATVGGLKPGCFKIGNAAGTIDNIRDTKLYRPGSVGFVSVSGGLSNEGYNIVARNTDGIYEGYAVGGDVYPATTLIDHLLRYEQNPNIKMMVALGEVGGKDEYQIIQAIKDKKLTKPLVMWVTGTCAEMLPGGVQFGHAGAKADSEADTAKAKNAALREAGVIVPDSFEDYDQKIKETFDKLKVEGKIEEIVEPDTPNIPMDYAQAVAEGLVRKPTNFISTICDETGEIHNYCGVPIDQVIKEGYGIGGVLGLLWFKKKLPQYARDFIELVIQIVADHGPAVSGAHNTIVTARAGKGLIESIISGIVTIGPRFGGAVNGAANHFTWGLQNNLEPRDFVTEMKKKNVMIQGIGHRIHSIDNPDERCEIMMNFAKEHFPKHPLLDYALAVQDVTTKKKGTLILNVDGTIGVLFVDLLKSLNYQDDEIKEMIDMGFFNAFFIIGRTMGFMGHYFDQKRLKTPLYRHPWDDILYDVPDHPEEVK; via the coding sequence ATGAAAAACTATGAACTCTTCGATAAAAATACACGCTCCTTCATTTATGGGGCACAGCAGAAAGCAGCACAGAGAATGTTGGATTTCGATTATCTTTGCAAAAGAGAAACTCCATCTGTGGCAGCTTTTATTACTCCTACAGGAACTGGTTATTACAAGCTCTTTTGGGGAACAAAAGAGATTAGAATTCCCAGATACAAAACAGTTGCAGAAGGTTTGGAAAATCATCCCGAAGTTGATGTAATGGTGAATTTTGCTTCCGAGCGTTCCTGTGCAGAATCTACTATGGAAGCGCTGGAAACAGACAACATTCGAACGATCGTGATGATCGCAGAAGGTGTTCCGCAAAGAGATGTACGCAAGATCGCGAAAATTGCCAAAGAAAAAGGCAAATGGATCATCGGACCGGCAACAGTTGGTGGGCTTAAGCCTGGTTGTTTCAAGATCGGTAATGCTGCTGGAACTATTGATAACATCAGAGACACAAAACTTTATCGTCCTGGTTCAGTTGGATTCGTTTCTGTTTCCGGTGGACTTTCCAACGAAGGGTATAACATTGTTGCCAGAAATACTGATGGAATCTACGAAGGATACGCTGTAGGTGGAGATGTTTACCCGGCCACTACCCTCATCGATCATTTACTGCGCTACGAGCAGAATCCAAACATCAAAATGATGGTTGCGCTGGGTGAGGTTGGTGGAAAAGATGAATATCAGATCATCCAAGCCATCAAAGATAAGAAACTCACGAAACCTTTGGTAATGTGGGTAACAGGAACGTGTGCAGAGATGCTTCCTGGTGGTGTTCAGTTTGGACATGCCGGAGCAAAAGCAGATAGCGAAGCAGACACAGCCAAAGCAAAAAATGCTGCTCTTAGAGAAGCTGGAGTTATCGTTCCTGATTCATTTGAAGATTACGATCAAAAGATCAAAGAAACATTTGATAAACTGAAAGTTGAAGGTAAGATCGAAGAGATCGTGGAACCTGATACTCCAAATATTCCAATGGATTATGCTCAGGCAGTTGCAGAAGGGCTGGTAAGAAAACCAACAAACTTCATCTCCACTATTTGTGATGAAACAGGTGAAATTCATAATTATTGTGGAGTTCCGATCGACCAGGTAATCAAAGAAGGGTATGGTATCGGTGGAGTTCTGGGACTGCTCTGGTTTAAAAAGAAGCTTCCTCAGTATGCTCGAGATTTCATTGAACTGGTTATTCAGATCGTTGCAGATCACGGACCTGCTGTTTCCGGTGCACACAATACCATTGTGACAGCACGAGCCGGCAAAGGTCTGATCGAATCGATCATCAGCGGTATCGTTACGATCGGTCCACGTTTTGGTGGAGCGGTAAATGGTGCTGCAAATCATTTCACCTGGGGACTTCAGAACAATCTTGAACCACGTGATTTTGTGACTGAAATGAAAAAGAAGAATGTGATGATCCAGGGAATCGGCCACAGAATTCACAGTATCGATAATCCTGATGAGAGATGTGAGATCATGATGAACTTTGCCAAAGAACATTTCCCAAAACATCCACTTCTTGATTATGCGCTGGCTGTACAAGATGTGACTACAAAGAAAAAAGGTACTTTGATATTGAACGTTGACGGAACAATCGGTGTACTCTTTGTAGACCTTTTAAAGAGCTTGAACTACCAAGACGATGAAATCAAGGAAATGATCGATATGGGATTCTTCAATGCCTTCTTCATTATTGGAAGAACAATGGGATTCATGGGACATTACTTTGATCAGAAAAGATTGAAAACACCACTTTACAGACATCCCTGGGATGACATTCTTTATGACGTTCCCGATCATCCCGAAGAAGTAAAATAA
- a CDS encoding T9SS type A sorting domain-containing protein: MKTRKGVFVSSIILFMLLINCASIAGQSQKDPLDMLLIGSSYFNYHNLRNHLQNLADSAGIVVEFDIYAVNGLYLYDHAYNMVTESKIQEKDWDYVILQGCGSVTAYPNYYTAHPVYPALVILRNKIINNCDSTKMVFCMPWAFEDGMTWVPGWTDTYVDMQNHIYDNTLQWSNMIGFEIAPVGWSWKKVLVDLNFPLHYLHMSDWNHPSLRGSYLMACTIFATVFQQSCIGVNYNPGIDEDEVTNFQTVGTNTVLDSLDLWNIEPIYSVDPHIGTEQTYLHQNTPNPFNGSTEISYSLIQSGHVELAVYNLIGQRVKTLYSGNQLSQVLHWDGTDENGERMPSGVYFYQLFLDCENLETKRMILLQ; this comes from the coding sequence ATGAAAACACGAAAAGGGGTTTTTGTAAGTAGTATTATCCTTTTCATGCTACTTATAAATTGTGCTTCGATTGCAGGTCAGTCACAAAAGGATCCATTGGATATGCTCCTGATCGGCTCGAGTTATTTTAACTATCATAACCTGAGAAACCATCTTCAAAATCTTGCTGACAGCGCTGGTATTGTGGTTGAATTTGATATTTATGCTGTCAACGGTCTCTATCTTTATGACCATGCGTACAATATGGTAACTGAATCAAAGATACAGGAGAAGGATTGGGATTACGTCATCCTCCAGGGGTGTGGAAGTGTAACTGCATATCCGAATTATTATACTGCGCATCCTGTGTATCCAGCGTTGGTGATCTTACGGAACAAGATCATAAACAACTGCGATTCCACTAAGATGGTATTTTGCATGCCATGGGCATTTGAGGATGGTATGACATGGGTACCTGGTTGGACGGACACGTATGTGGATATGCAGAATCATATTTATGATAATACCCTTCAGTGGTCGAATATGATCGGTTTCGAGATCGCTCCGGTTGGATGGTCATGGAAGAAAGTACTGGTTGATCTTAATTTTCCACTTCATTACCTGCATATGAGTGACTGGAATCATCCATCGCTCAGAGGTTCATATCTTATGGCGTGTACGATCTTTGCAACGGTTTTCCAGCAGAGCTGCATTGGGGTGAATTATAATCCAGGAATCGATGAAGATGAAGTAACAAATTTTCAAACTGTGGGAACAAACACAGTTCTAGACAGTCTCGATCTATGGAATATCGAACCGATCTATTCAGTAGATCCACACATTGGAACAGAACAAACGTATCTCCATCAGAATACCCCGAATCCCTTTAATGGGTCGACAGAAATTTCTTACTCTTTGATACAATCAGGTCACGTGGAATTAGCAGTATACAATCTCATCGGGCAGAGAGTGAAAACCTTGTATTCCGGAAATCAACTCTCACAGGTTTTGCACTGGGATGGCACTGACGAAAATGGCGAAAGAATGCCGTCAGGTGTGTATTTCTATCAATTGTTCCTTGATTGTGAAAATCTTGAAACAAAAAGGATGATCCTGCTACAATAG
- a CDS encoding aconitate hydratase, with the protein MGKNIVEKILSTHIVEGKPEKGHEVGIKIDQTLTQDATGTMAYLQFEAMGVPKVQTELSVSYVDHNTVQIGFENADDHKYLQSVAAKYGIVYSRAGNGICHQVQLERFGKPGKTLLGSDSHTPTGGGIGMMAIGAGGLDVAVAMAGGAFFLPYPKVIKINLTGELQPWIAAKDVILKVLEIFTTKGNVGCIFEYGGPGVKTLTVPERATITNMGAECGVTTSIFPSDEITKEFLKAQDREEDWSELIADEDAKYDQVVEINLSELVPMAATPHSPGNISTVKEIGEIDVDQVCLGSCTNSSYTDMMTVAEILKGRKLHPNTSFVVTPGSKQVIENIMKDGGFASIVSAGARIAESACGFCIGNSQSPKTDAVSLRTSNRNFLGRSGTKSANAYLVSPETAAAAVITGKFTDPRDLEKLGIEYPNVKMPEKFYIDDSMFIFPQDAEKTEIYRGPNIGDPPAAKPLQDKIGGVVTLKVEDKITTDHIIPAGSKMKYRSNVPKYSEFLFEVVDPTFHDRAEEIRDSGKDNIIVAGLSYGQGSSREHAALCPMYMGVKAVLAKSMERIHNANLINFGILPLNFVDEADYDKIDQADELEISNIKIALKEGKNLIVKNLSKGIEIEAKYSLSDRQKKILLAGGTLAMMKK; encoded by the coding sequence ATGGGTAAGAATATTGTTGAAAAGATTCTTTCAACACATATAGTGGAAGGTAAACCTGAGAAAGGTCATGAGGTTGGAATCAAGATTGATCAAACACTTACTCAGGATGCTACAGGAACAATGGCTTATCTTCAGTTTGAAGCCATGGGAGTTCCCAAAGTGCAAACAGAACTATCTGTTAGTTATGTCGATCACAACACAGTTCAGATCGGCTTTGAAAATGCTGATGATCATAAGTATCTGCAGTCTGTTGCAGCCAAATACGGCATTGTATATTCTCGTGCCGGAAATGGAATTTGTCATCAGGTTCAACTGGAAAGATTTGGTAAACCAGGAAAAACCTTGCTTGGTTCAGATTCTCACACTCCAACCGGTGGAGGAATCGGAATGATGGCAATTGGTGCCGGAGGTTTGGACGTCGCAGTAGCTATGGCTGGCGGAGCTTTTTTCCTGCCTTATCCCAAAGTTATCAAGATCAACCTGACCGGTGAACTCCAACCCTGGATAGCAGCAAAAGATGTTATCCTTAAGGTATTGGAAATTTTCACAACCAAGGGAAACGTGGGCTGCATATTTGAATATGGCGGACCTGGCGTGAAAACGCTTACAGTTCCTGAACGAGCAACCATCACAAATATGGGAGCTGAATGCGGAGTTACAACTTCTATCTTCCCCAGTGATGAGATTACCAAAGAATTTCTAAAAGCTCAAGATAGAGAAGAAGATTGGTCGGAACTAATCGCAGACGAAGATGCTAAGTACGATCAAGTTGTAGAAATAAATCTTTCTGAATTGGTTCCAATGGCTGCCACTCCTCATAGTCCGGGCAACATCAGCACGGTAAAAGAGATCGGTGAGATAGATGTAGATCAGGTTTGCCTAGGAAGCTGTACGAATTCTTCCTACACAGATATGATGACAGTTGCTGAAATCCTGAAAGGCAGAAAACTTCATCCAAATACAAGTTTCGTAGTAACTCCTGGTTCCAAACAGGTTATAGAAAACATCATGAAAGATGGTGGTTTTGCCAGCATCGTTTCTGCCGGAGCTCGTATAGCTGAATCGGCTTGTGGTTTCTGTATTGGAAACAGTCAGTCTCCCAAAACAGATGCAGTTTCTTTGAGAACCAGTAACCGTAACTTCCTGGGAAGATCAGGAACCAAATCTGCCAATGCCTATCTTGTTAGCCCGGAAACAGCGGCAGCAGCAGTAATCACAGGAAAATTCACTGATCCCAGAGATCTGGAAAAACTGGGAATTGAATATCCCAACGTGAAAATGCCGGAAAAATTCTACATTGATGATTCCATGTTCATCTTCCCGCAGGATGCTGAGAAAACAGAGATCTATCGTGGACCAAACATTGGCGATCCTCCCGCAGCTAAACCTCTGCAGGATAAAATCGGTGGGGTTGTTACACTCAAAGTAGAAGATAAGATCACCACAGATCACATTATTCCAGCAGGCTCCAAAATGAAATACCGTTCGAACGTTCCTAAATACTCTGAATTCCTATTTGAAGTGGTTGATCCTACGTTCCACGACAGAGCGGAAGAAATTAGGGACAGCGGAAAAGATAACATCATCGTTGCAGGACTTTCCTACGGACAAGGTTCCAGCCGTGAACACGCAGCTTTATGCCCAATGTACATGGGAGTGAAAGCAGTTCTGGCAAAATCGATGGAGAGAATTCACAATGCCAATCTTATCAACTTTGGAATTCTGCCTTTGAACTTTGTGGATGAAGCAGATTATGACAAGATCGATCAGGCAGATGAACTGGAAATTTCCAATATTAAGATAGCCCTGAAAGAAGGGAAAAATCTGATCGTTAAAAATCTATCTAAAGGTATCGAGATCGAAGCAAAATACTCGCTTTCCGATCGTCAGAAGAAGATCCTTCTGGCTGGCGGTACTTTGGCAATGATGAAAAAATAA
- a CDS encoding class I SAM-dependent methyltransferase, translated as MGVSSSVEELIQKGMAAGDVDMNEENAIWCQHSSDKVDIAQVLMKLVRQQFKLSSTGNDLRALSIGSGSEPQFQILESAFRGKLYLLDIDPHPLSIIKARIKNLSIDHVQTVEADYNKTLLHEIDAKSFKKNILDGKRLDLIVLHHSLYYCSASVWEVFFNTLKDILLSEKGAIHAVMMSSRCEEKDSTTWLYNHFAGKFFGVHNDQDLRAFGEKLGHNPVFQNTHIHQETHKVKFFINDFEKFMAVIWMILLYPNVHDYTADQKKEITQYIYDNFYILKKPLIQEQNHLIVTR; from the coding sequence ATGGGTGTTTCAAGCTCTGTTGAGGAATTGATACAGAAGGGTATGGCAGCTGGTGATGTCGACATGAATGAGGAAAATGCGATCTGGTGCCAGCATAGCAGCGATAAGGTCGATATAGCCCAGGTTCTTATGAAGCTGGTGCGGCAACAATTCAAACTTTCATCTACAGGCAATGATTTGAGAGCACTTTCAATTGGTTCAGGATCTGAGCCACAATTCCAAATCCTTGAATCGGCTTTCCGAGGGAAATTGTATTTGTTGGATATCGATCCTCATCCACTCTCGATCATTAAAGCAAGAATTAAAAACCTTTCCATAGATCATGTGCAGACCGTTGAAGCAGATTATAATAAAACTCTTCTTCACGAAATCGATGCAAAGAGTTTTAAAAAGAATATACTTGATGGAAAGAGACTTGATTTGATCGTTCTTCATCACTCTTTGTACTATTGCAGCGCATCGGTTTGGGAAGTGTTTTTCAATACGCTAAAGGATATTTTATTGTCAGAGAAAGGTGCGATTCATGCTGTCATGATGTCTTCCCGATGTGAAGAGAAGGATTCAACTACCTGGTTATATAATCATTTTGCGGGTAAGTTTTTTGGTGTTCACAATGATCAGGATCTGAGAGCATTCGGTGAAAAGTTGGGACATAATCCTGTTTTCCAAAATACTCATATACATCAAGAAACTCACAAAGTGAAATTCTTTATTAATGATTTTGAGAAATTTATGGCAGTGATCTGGATGATCCTTCTTTATCCTAATGTCCACGATTATACAGCCGACCAGAAGAAAGAGATTACACAATACATTTATGATAATTTCTACATACTGAAAAAACCTCTCATACAAGAGCAAAATCATTTGATCGTGACAAGATGA
- a CDS encoding T9SS type A sorting domain-containing protein: MKKIYLFFLLIFWSLTLYANSSFLKDHFSSEQNSSFTAEDVVDYLNDSKAEGDLTFGSEYVFHSDATMFICAALLDDNHFVVVYNNGNDYGGEAVIGTVSGNVISFGSNYVFDEDYIYFPSVAALDATHFVVAYRQRGGVYPGVSVLGTVSGSTISFSSSYTFNSSSTTHTSTAKLDATHFVIVYRDDGDNSNGRAIIGTVSGTTISYGSPSTFNSGRTDDKSVAKLDDTHIVVTYKDHGNYERGTATIGTISGNSITFGSEYVFNIGSTSKPSVAALTSTSFVVAYYDGSGNSIVGTVSGSTISYGSEYTFHSEPSGGTDYPTTARLGPTHFIVACKGLPGYTTGYARVGFVDGTTISYGEQGDFNSGQTEDLYVIAQDAKHAIFTYTDVGNSSYGTARVGTIETTLPIVLSTFTAQFINNTPTIHWSTQTETDNMGWFIYRSEENNFSSAEVISEMIEGQGTTTLQSNYVFEDSMLDPEIGDTYYYWLESIDYSGMVHHYNNVAVLTIPDEGNSGHSGIAEPEYFGLLQNEPNPVISSTRISFNLPETGLIDLAIYNLKGQLVKTLYSGNTSKHTVMWDGKDEQGKEIESGVYFYKMVMNGKTVDTKKLILLR, from the coding sequence ATGAAAAAAATCTATCTTTTTTTTCTGTTGATATTTTGGTCGCTCACTCTTTATGCCAATTCGTCTTTTCTAAAAGATCACTTTTCCTCAGAACAAAATTCGTCATTTACTGCAGAAGATGTTGTGGATTACTTAAATGATAGCAAAGCAGAGGGTGACTTAACATTTGGTAGTGAATATGTATTTCATAGTGATGCCACTATGTTTATATGTGCAGCATTACTCGATGATAATCATTTTGTTGTTGTTTATAATAATGGCAATGATTATGGGGGAGAAGCTGTAATAGGAACAGTTTCAGGTAATGTAATTTCATTTGGTTCAAATTATGTTTTTGATGAAGATTATATTTATTTTCCGAGTGTAGCTGCTTTAGATGCAACTCATTTCGTTGTTGCTTATAGACAAAGGGGTGGAGTGTATCCGGGAGTTTCAGTATTAGGTACAGTTTCTGGTTCTACAATTTCATTTAGTTCATCTTACACATTTAATTCAAGCAGTACAACTCATACAAGTACTGCAAAATTAGATGCCACCCACTTTGTTATCGTTTATAGAGATGATGGTGATAATAGTAATGGTAGGGCTATAATTGGCACTGTATCTGGAACCACTATCTCATATGGTTCACCATCCACATTTAACTCAGGAAGAACGGATGATAAATCAGTTGCTAAGCTGGATGACACACACATTGTTGTTACCTATAAGGATCATGGAAATTATGAACGCGGAACCGCAACAATAGGAACAATATCTGGAAATTCGATAACTTTTGGAAGCGAATATGTTTTTAATATTGGCTCCACTTCAAAACCTAGTGTAGCGGCCTTAACCTCAACTTCCTTCGTTGTAGCATATTATGATGGTTCTGGAAACTCAATAGTTGGCACCGTTTCTGGAAGTACAATATCTTACGGTTCAGAGTATACTTTTCATTCAGAACCTTCAGGAGGAACTGATTATCCTACAACAGCTCGTCTTGGACCAACTCATTTCATTGTTGCTTGTAAGGGACTCCCTGGATACACAACCGGATATGCAAGAGTCGGTTTTGTTGATGGAACTACCATCAGTTATGGAGAACAAGGTGACTTTAATAGTGGACAAACAGAAGATCTATATGTAATTGCTCAGGATGCAAAACATGCGATATTTACCTATACTGACGTGGGAAATTCAAGTTATGGTACAGCTCGTGTAGGAACAATTGAAACAACACTGCCAATCGTTCTCTCCACGTTCACAGCTCAATTCATCAATAACACTCCAACCATTCACTGGTCAACCCAGACCGAAACTGATAATATGGGTTGGTTTATTTACAGAAGTGAAGAAAATAATTTTTCATCAGCAGAGGTTATTTCAGAAATGATAGAGGGGCAGGGTACGACAACCTTACAGAGTAATTATGTATTTGAAGACAGTATGCTGGATCCTGAAATTGGTGATACTTATTATTATTGGTTAGAATCTATAGATTATAGTGGAATGGTTCACCATTACAATAATGTAGCAGTTCTCACTATTCCAGATGAAGGAAATTCTGGACATAGTGGCATAGCTGAGCCAGAATATTTTGGATTGCTGCAAAATGAGCCGAATCCTGTTATCTCATCAACTCGAATTTCATTTAATCTCCCAGAAACAGGACTGATTGATCTTGCGATCTATAATCTCAAAGGACAACTCGTAAAGACACTCTATTCAGGAAATACATCCAAACATACGGTTATGTGGGATGGCAAGGATGAGCAAGGAAAAGAAATTGAGAGTGGAGTGTATTTCTACAAGATGGTTATGAATGGAAAAACAGTTGACACAAAGAAGTTGATCCTATTGAGATAG